GTACAAAAAAGAGATCCAGAGGGCTCTAGATACTACTGACTATGGCAAGAACGTATTCGTCATGATTAAGTACAGAGACAATAACGAAGATTTAAGAGAGTTTATATTGGATACGCTTGCTTCCCATGGTTTCAAGGGTGTGTTGGCAGACCGGCCTGAATGGAAGCTTACTGGAGACAGTGTTGTAAATCCCTTGGCAGTTCTTTATTGTTGTAAATATGGAATCGCTTTTTTTGATGAGCCTGAAGATAATCAGTTTTATAACCCGAATGTAGCATATGAGCTTGGAATCATGCATTATCAGAACAAAGAATGTATGATCTTCATAAGAGAGGAAATTAAGCAACAAAAGCCGTTTGACATCCTCTCGAAACTGCATCAGGAGTACAAAGACAATTTAGAAGTCAAAAAGCATATCAAAAAATGGGTTGCATCCATAAAAGCTGAGGAATATCGACTGGAGAAAGAGAAGCGTAGGCAAAAAGAAAAAGGAAACCGTAAGGTTGTTGTGGCACTGATTAAGAAGAAAAATGGCCAATTCCTCTTGACGAGAAGAAGAATTCCAGAAGGTAAGTTTGTTTGGGGATTCCCTGCGAAAACCATGATGGATAGCACAAGTGTGAAGAAGTATTTTCCTCCGGCTTGTGTCTCGGAAACTGGCATTACTCCAATTGTTCGGAAAAGGATAGGTAGCCGCTTTCATCCCAATACGAAAAGACAGGTTGAGTACTGGCTTTGCGACTATGAAAAAGGTCGTATTAACATTCTGGATCCAGATGAGTTGTCTGAGCTGCGTTGGGTGTCCGGGAAAAAGGCACAGAAGTTGATTACATCAGATTTGTTCGAACCATTAAAAGGTATATTAAATGGACGAGACAATTGAAATAGGCGAAGAAATAAGGGTTGCTATGGGGATAGTCGTTAAGAGTTCTGAAATCCTCTTGGTAAAAAGGTCACACAGGGAAGCTGATTTGCTTTGGCAATTTCCAGGGGGGAAAATAAAAACCTTGGAAAGCCCTGAAAATGCAGCTGTTAGAGAGGTTTATGAAGAGACTGGAGTCAGGTGTACTGCACGGAAAATGATCGGCTTCCGTAAGCCCCACCCTTCAACTGGTGCTAGTGTTTACTATGTAGTGTGTGATTATGTCTCTGGGCACACAATTATCAAAGATACTTCTGAAATCGAGCGAGTAAAATGGGTTAGGACTCGTGATTTATCAGCATACATGCCACACAAACTATTCCCTGGTGTTTTGAAATATCTTACCACTTAAGTTTTACTGATCTGTCAATGCATGACAGGTTAGCTCGCAAGTTCATTTGATAAATTGGCTACCCTAAAGGGTGGCTTTTGTGTTTTATAGGGTTTTTGTTGGTCTATATTACTCCTTTATAATAAATTGGATAACCTTGTTTTAATAAATTCTACCCTAGCGTACCATTTCCAGTAATGGCCGATATATTCATTTCATACAAACGGGAAGATCGAAAAACAACAAAAGCGTTGGCCGATGCGCTAGAGAAACGCCGGTTTTCTACGTGGTGGGATACGCGGTTGGCTACCGGCGAAAGTTACGACGATGTCATTGAAACAGCACTGGATAGTGCGCAGTGTGTAATTGTGCTGTGGTCGCAGGCCGCTGTCAAAAGTAGATGGGTAAGAACCGAGGCTGGCGAAGGGCTTGAGCGTGAAATCCTGGTTCTCGTGTTCATCGAAGATGTAAAACCCCCGCTGGCTTTTCGCCGCATCCACACGGCTAGCCTTGTTGGATGGGAGTATGCGCTTGAAGGGCCGCTAATAGATGCATTGGTGCGAGATGTAAAGCGAATTGTAGCTACTTCAGGTGTGGCTCAGAAGCGTAAAGTATGATCATCAGAAAAAAAGAAGGTTGAGCTAGCCCCTACGATCACCAACAGCATCGAGATGGAATTTGTGCTGATTCAACCGGGTACCTTTATGATGGGATCGGATGACTATAAAGATGAGCAACCCGTTCATCAAGTGACAATTTCAAAACCATTCTATATGGGACAGAATCCTGTAACACAGGAAGAATGGAACGCTTTGATGGAGAGTAATCCGTCAAGATTCAAAGGGAATCGGCTGCCCGTAGAACAGGTCTGTTGGCATGATGCCATTGATTTTATCCAGAAACTAAATGAACGCAAGCGGTGTAGCGGTTGTCATCGGTTGCCTACGGAAGCGGAATGGGAGTACGCAACTCGTGCAGGAACAACGACCGCACACAGTTTTGGAGATGATTCAGCTGATTTGGGTAATGATACATGGTACTGGAAGAATGTGGCCCGTACGACATAGCCAGTAGGTGGGAGGAGGCCAAATCCTTGGGAGCTTTATGATATACACGGCAACGTAGGTGAGTGGGTGCAAGATTGGTATGGCAGTTATGATAATGAGGCGCAAAAGGACCCGGAAGGCCCTTTGATGGGTTCAAGTAGAGTCTTTCGAGGTGGGAATTGGTACCAGAACGCTAGTTACGCCCGCTCGGCTTACCGCAGTTACTGGCTCCAGATTACCGCTTTCGCCCCCTCTACGTCGGTTTTCGTGTATTGAGGACTATCTCTTAGCGCTTTTACCCTTTGCCGAAAAGCCGGTAGGTTGTATTGTGTTGCAGTGATTGTTTTGGAGGGGCAATTCTGTAGGCGAACAGTCAGCCGAGGCGAAGCCGGAAGGATGTGAGGGGATGCGAACCGCCCGTAGGGCGGGCGTGTTATTGTGGACTGGATCCCAAATCAAGTTTGGGATGACGTGTGGGCGGGGCGGCTCAGGAGCGGCTTGATTAGCCCCCCGAAACAATACCCTTACAAAAAAGCACGCCCATGAAAAACTGCCTTTACAAAAAACTACCCTCTTGAGAGGGTCGATCATGAGTTCGTCATGATCGGGGTGTGTCTGCGCAGAAGCCAGGCAATGGCATGACGCAATGCACGCCAATGATGGGCCGTTTTATCAACAGATTGGCATTCAATGCACCGTGAACCTGGCACGCTTCAAGGTTTTTTCTTTTTAGTTGGGTTTTTTGTGCAGGATTTATGTAGCTTTTTTTTGTATCGTTCTGTCTTTTCTGAGAACAAATTGGCTTATAAGCAATTTGTATCCTTAGCGATTCTATTCTAACACCCTGTCGATCTCGAAAACGCGGTTTATCGCTAAAACACCACAGGTTAACGGAGTACACGTAGAGCAATGGAGCTTCCACGTCTCACAGTGCTAAATGAGCGGTTTGCTATTCGAAAAGTCCTGGGCGACCTGGGCCCGTTCGAAGCAACCTACTTGGCATGGGATCTTGAGAATGAAGAACAGGTCATTGTGCGCGAATATCTACCGGTTGGTATGGCCAAGCGGGATGAGAAAGGCGTAGGCTTGTTACCCAAATCTCCTGACTTTGAGGAGCAGTATCAGTACGGCCTCGAGAAAATTGTAAAAGAGGCTGCGTTGTGCGTCAGGATTGACCATCCCAACGTCGTTAAGGAACGTGAGTACTTCCGCGAAAACGGTACCGTTTACAGAATTCTGGACTATCACGCCGGCGCTTCGTTAGCGTATGTGCTTGAGCAGCAAGGCGGCAAAGTATCCCCGCGCACTGCTGTCACGATTCTCATGCCGCTCATGGATGGGGTCAAAGCCGGCCATGCACAAGGCCTCGTACATGGTGCAATCTCCCCTGATAAAATTTACCTGACCAAGTCTGGTCGGCCGATGTTGCTGTCGTTCAAAACGACGCATCTCCTGCTCGCGCAGAAAACGCAAAACCTCGTTTCTTTCCAGCAACCTGGTTTTTCACCGCCCGAGCAATACACGCCGCGTGGCAAACATGGCCCCTGGTCTGATGTCTACGGATGTGGCGCTGCCCTCTACACAATGTTATCCGGTGGCCAACTGCCTGATATCCCGTCTCGCTTGAGAGAAGACCAGGTGCCGGCGCTTATCGACCAGTCGTTTGACCTTTCTTTGGGTACGCGCAATGCATTGAAAGCGGCGCTCGATATGAACATCACGCGCCGCCCGCAATCCATCGAAGCATTTCGCGCGATGCTTGTGGATGGGTTTGATCTTCCAGGGGCGCATGTCCCCCCGCCCGAAGCACCTGCGCAGAAAGAAGCTTTCCATCCGCGTGCAAATGTAGCAGCACCGCCCGCGCAGCCAGTACCTGAAGCACCAGTCCATTTTGGCGCAGATCCTGTTGAGGATCCAATTGGCGTCCCGGTAGCACGACAACCTCTCCCTATTGAGCAATTACAACTCGATCCCGAAAGTTCGGGAGACAGTGGGGGGATAGCTGCAGAGTTCATCAAAGACCCGCTTGCTGATCGACAAGGCATTTTTGAAGATCCTGGTAGCAATAGCCTTGATTTCGACACGGGCAATGGGAGCCAGTTTGAAGCTACATTTTCCGGATTTACACCTGTAGCCGTCCCATCGACGCAGTTACAGGATAGCAGTCCGGCTGTTTACGATCGGGTTACACCTGCGGTGCAAGAGGAAGAATGGGAGAAAGAGCCGGCGTATGCCGCGCCGCGGCGTCGAACAAGCAGTGGCAGTGGAGGCCGGCGCATAATATTCTTCCTGCTTTTTGGTTCTAGTTGCATGCTTGCGTTCCTGTTGTATACCCGCATGCAAAACGCTGAACCGAACACACTTAGTAATTCCGGTTACTCAACCGCGTTGCTTAAAGGCGATTCCCTTTACACGCTAGGTGAAACTGAATTTGCTGCTGATAATTGGGACAATGCGCGCTCCCTCTTCGAACGCGCCCGCGAAAACTACAGTCTCGCACTCACCCTGGGTGATGGCGACAAAGCTACCCTGCGGCAGCGTATTGATGATGTAGATGGATATCTTGACGAGCCCATCACGGTTGCGTTGGATGCCCGCGAATCACTGGCCTTTATATCGCGCGGTGATTCTGTTATGAATGCTGCGGATGCGTTGAACGTTGTAGGTGACTCTGTTGAGGCGCGGCTCTTATATCGCCAGGCACGCGAAGAGTACCTGAAAGTGATTGATGTGCGCCCGGATGATTCCCTTGCTAATGCCCGTTTGCGTGAAGCTACGCAGCGGATGGTGGCCCCTGTGCGGGTTGCCCCAGCCCCAGCACCAACGTATCAGGTGAATGCTGAGCAAGAGCGTGCCCAGCGGCTATACCTCAAGTTTAAAATGGAAGGCGACTCAGCGTATGATATCAACAGTCTGGTGAACGCCAAAGCCAAATTCGAGGAAGCGCTGATTTATAAACCAGGTGATGAGTATGCCTTGAGTCGCATCTCCATAATTAACCAGCGCGTTAGACAAGGACAGCGTGAATCGCAATACAAGGACCACATGAGTTCGGGCTTCCGGTTGAAGGATCTGGGACGGCTCGAGGAAGCAAAGGCAGCTTTCCTGGAAGCACTGAAATTCAATGAGACCAGCCAGGTGGCGCAGAATGCTATCTTCGAAGTTGATACACTGATCGACCAGATTCAGAAGAAAGAAGAGGCCTACCTGAGCCACAAGACCCGCGGCGAGGTGCTACTCGAAAAAGAAGACTATGCCGGCGCGCTGGATAGTTTTACCTCTGCCTTGATTGCCAAGCCCGACGATGTATACGCATCGCAAAAGGTCAAAGAAATCAACGAAACGCTCAGCGCCCTTGCGAAAGACGAAAACCAGTTGCCTGAAGGCATGGTAGACGACAATGGCATCTACAATTACACGGAAGATGCCCCTGTGTTGGTTGGCGGTCGGGAAGTGTTGCAATCGCGCTTGCGATATCCGCCGAAAGCGGTTGAAGCCGGCATCGAAGGCCGTGTTTCAGTACGCATGATTGTCGACGAAACAGGGCGCATGATCAACCCCCAGATCCTCAAAGGGCTTCGGCACGACATGGATGCTGAAGTGATGCGCGTTATTCGCGGTGCCCGCTTTGAACCCGGTCGGGTAGGCGGATTGCCCGTCAAGTCATGGTACACGCTCTTCTTCGAGTTCAAACTCGATAACGAATAAGCAGCCTCCAGTCAGGTTACTGCCGGGGCTTTAGCCGCCTCGGTGTTGGCCGTTTCGTCATTTTTCCATCCCCACCAGATGCTTCGCACTGCAATAGCCATGAGCAGGGGAATATAGGCTGTGTGCATTTCTTGTGGCCAGA
This genomic interval from Bacteroidota bacterium contains the following:
- a CDS encoding NUDIX hydrolase — its product is MDETIEIGEEIRVAMGIVVKSSEILLVKRSHREADLLWQFPGGKIKTLESPENAAVREVYEETGVRCTARKMIGFRKPHPSTGASVYYVVCDYVSGHTIIKDTSEIERVKWVRTRDLSAYMPHKLFPGVLKYLTT
- a CDS encoding toll/interleukin-1 receptor domain-containing protein produces the protein MADIFISYKREDRKTTKALADALEKRRFSTWWDTRLATGESYDDVIETALDSAQCVIVLWSQAAVKSRWVRTEAGEGLEREILVLVFIEDVKPPLAFRRIHTASLVGWEYALEGPLIDALVRDVKRIVATSGVAQKRKV
- a CDS encoding NUDIX domain-containing protein, whose amino-acid sequence is YKKEIQRALDTTDYGKNVFVMIKYRDNNEDLREFILDTLASHGFKGVLADRPEWKLTGDSVVNPLAVLYCCKYGIAFFDEPEDNQFYNPNVAYELGIMHYQNKECMIFIREEIKQQKPFDILSKLHQEYKDNLEVKKHIKKWVASIKAEEYRLEKEKRRQKEKGNRKVVVALIKKKNGQFLLTRRRIPEGKFVWGFPAKTMMDSTSVKKYFPPACVSETGITPIVRKRIGSRFHPNTKRQVEYWLCDYEKGRINILDPDELSELRWVSGKKAQKLITSDLFEPLKGILNGRDN
- a CDS encoding TonB family protein, translated to MELPRLTVLNERFAIRKVLGDLGPFEATYLAWDLENEEQVIVREYLPVGMAKRDEKGVGLLPKSPDFEEQYQYGLEKIVKEAALCVRIDHPNVVKEREYFRENGTVYRILDYHAGASLAYVLEQQGGKVSPRTAVTILMPLMDGVKAGHAQGLVHGAISPDKIYLTKSGRPMLLSFKTTHLLLAQKTQNLVSFQQPGFSPPEQYTPRGKHGPWSDVYGCGAALYTMLSGGQLPDIPSRLREDQVPALIDQSFDLSLGTRNALKAALDMNITRRPQSIEAFRAMLVDGFDLPGAHVPPPEAPAQKEAFHPRANVAAPPAQPVPEAPVHFGADPVEDPIGVPVARQPLPIEQLQLDPESSGDSGGIAAEFIKDPLADRQGIFEDPGSNSLDFDTGNGSQFEATFSGFTPVAVPSTQLQDSSPAVYDRVTPAVQEEEWEKEPAYAAPRRRTSSGSGGRRIIFFLLFGSSCMLAFLLYTRMQNAEPNTLSNSGYSTALLKGDSLYTLGETEFAADNWDNARSLFERARENYSLALTLGDGDKATLRQRIDDVDGYLDEPITVALDARESLAFISRGDSVMNAADALNVVGDSVEARLLYRQAREEYLKVIDVRPDDSLANARLREATQRMVAPVRVAPAPAPTYQVNAEQERAQRLYLKFKMEGDSAYDINSLVNAKAKFEEALIYKPGDEYALSRISIINQRVRQGQRESQYKDHMSSGFRLKDLGRLEEAKAAFLEALKFNETSQVAQNAIFEVDTLIDQIQKKEEAYLSHKTRGEVLLEKEDYAGALDSFTSALIAKPDDVYASQKVKEINETLSALAKDENQLPEGMVDDNGIYNYTEDAPVLVGGREVLQSRLRYPPKAVEAGIEGRVSVRMIVDETGRMINPQILKGLRHDMDAEVMRVIRGARFEPGRVGGLPVKSWYTLFFEFKLDNE